In the Thermomicrobiales bacterium genome, GTTCGTTGTAAAGACGGGATCGTAGCCGAAGATGCCGTCCTGAAGCTTCGCGTCGTCGATCTCGCCAGTGATGACCTCGATGCCCGCGTCGGTGAGAATCCGACGGAACGCGGTGTGCTCCCGCACTGCGAGATCATGATCGAGCGGGTGGAGATATCCGAACTCCTCCCACGACACCGAGGGGTCGGGCGGCACCGGTGGGTAGACAAGCACGCGCTCCAGCTTGCCCGACATCGTGTTGCCACCCCATGACCGATCGCTCATCAATACCCTCCTGTGCCACGCGCTTTCCAATTCGCGCCGGGACAACGGTATCAACTGCTTGTCAGATTTGGTAGCCGGACTACCCCTCAGCGGGCGATCGCCAGGCGTCCAGTAGCCGTCTGGAACGGCGGCCAGAGTCGATGTTCATCGCAGCGCTCAGGAGGCGCGACTGGTGCGCTGCTTGTCTGACATCAACGTCTGTTGCAAGTGCAGGAATCGAACCAGATCGGCGCGGCGTAACAATCCGACGAGCTGCCTGTCGGCAATCACCGGTAGCTGGTCGAAGCTATGCTCGGACATCGTCCGCAGCGCCACGTCGATTCCGGCATCCGGCGTCACCGACTGGACCTTGTCGCGGGGGGTCATGATGTCCTTCACCAGCGTCTCCTCCCAACGATCGCGCGGGACGTGGCGGACGTCGGAGATCGTGACGATACCCTCGAACCAGTCGTTCGTGACGACAGGCGCTCCGCGAACGTTGCGCGCAAGGAACCAGTCGTGCACCAGTTCTGCGACCGTGAATCCTCCCTGGACGGTCAGCGGAGCGGGATCCATCACCTCCGAGACGACGTGGCCCTTGATCAGCTCCTCCTGCTCGACCTGCCGATACCCCGAGCTGGCAGCGTTCTGCAGGAACCACCCAAGCGCCAGATACCAGAGCCCGTTGATGAGATTGCCGCTCAGCGCGGCGAAAATGCCGAGGACGAAGAAGACACTGCCAACGAACGTGCCGATCACCGAGACGATCCGTGTCGACTTCCGGACATCGCCGGTGATCTTCCAGAGGATCGCTCGTAGCACACGGCCCCCATCCAGCGGGAAGCCGGGGATCAGGTTGAAGACGGCGAGGATTGCATTGACGACGGCGAGGTAGCCCAGGAGCGCGCTGACCTGCGCATTCGTGCCGTGGAGCAGCATCCAGAGGCCACCGAAGATCGCCGACAGGCCGAGCGATGTGAGCGGGCCGGCGATCGCGATCGCAAACTCCCCGCCCGGCTCGTCTGACTCTTCTGCGATCTCGGCGACTCCGCCGAAGATAAACAGGGTGATTCCAACGACCTCAATCCCGCGCGCCTGTGCGACGAACGAGTGACCGAGCTCGTGGACCAGCACCGAGGCGAAGAGGAGGATAACGGTCGCGACCGCAACGACCCAGTACTGTGTTGTCGTCCACCCGGGATACTGGTTTGGATACTGTCCTTCGGCGAGCAGGTACGAAAAGATAACGAGGACGATGAACCAGCTGTAGTGGATCCCGATCCGGATGCCACGAATCGACCCGAGACGAACGGAGGCTTCCATCCCGCAGGCGCCTTTCGTGTCGGACGGCGCTCCGGCGACGTCCCTTGCTGATACCGTCGCAGGAAACGCGCCGCTGGTCAACAGCAACGCAGTGGGAGTCTCGTACTATAATCAAGAATAGTCAGCCGCTGAATAGCAGACAGGATGGTGCCCTGTGGCTGTGGAGATGGTGCTGCTGGGCCTCCTGCGACAGGGGCCGCGCCATGGCTACGACCTGACTCGTGAGTTCTTGCCGGAGACTGTCCTTGGCGACATAGTCCGTCTCGAGCCGAGCCTGCTGTACGCGAACCTCAAGAAGCTCGAACGCGATGGATTAGTGCGTTCCACCGTTCAGCAGCAGGGCTCGCGGCCGGCGAGACGGATGTTGGAACTGACCGATCTGGGCGTCGAGACGCTTGATCGCTGGCTGGCCGAGCCCGTAGAGCGTACGCGAGACCTCCGCCTGGCGTTCCTGTTGAAGCTGTACGTCGCCCGGATGCCAGGCTCAGGGGATGCTGAGGGGCTTGTCGAAAGGCAGCGCGATGTCTGTCGTCGCTTCGTCGCGTCACTGCGCGAGCAGCTTGACTCGGAAGAGGACGAATTCCGCCGGCTCGTTATCGAGATGCGACTCGCGCAGAATGTCGCGCTGCTGGAATGGCTGGATCGTGCGAGCGGACGGGTGCGAGCATGATCGGATGTCCCAGCCATGCGTGAGACGCTCCCGGCTGCGGCCGCGCCAGTCGAACGCGACGATGCGCTCCGGCCGGCCAGCCGCCTGTCGCTGTTCCCGCCGGCTCGCGCGGCGCTGATCGTCGCCAGCCTGGCGCTACTCGTATTCCTGGGCCTCCCCATCGCCGCGATCTTCATCCGCGGGGTCCCGTCCGGCGCGCTGTCTCGCGCGCTCGACGATCCGATCGTCCACCAGGCGCTGACGTTGTCGTTGATCACGACATCCGTGACGCTCCTTGCCTCGATTTCCGTCGGCACACCGGTAGCCTACCTGTTGGCGCGGTATCGATTTCGAGGACATCAGCTGCTTGATACGCTGGTCGATCTCCCGATGGTGTTGCCGCCTGCCGTGGCCGGTGTTGCCCTGTTGATGGCATTTGGCCGGCGCGGGGTGGCTGGGCCGTTTCTATCGGGGCTGGGAATCGAGATCCCATTTACGACCCTGGCAGTGATCCTTGCTCAGACATTTGTTGCGGCGCCGTTTTTCGTCCGCTCGGCACGCGCGGGATTCGAGTCGGTGGATTCCGGTCTGGAAGAGATTGCGGCAACGCTCGGCGCAAGCCGGCTGACGATCTTTCGAACCGTTACGGTTCCGCTGGCTCTGCCGGCGCTCCTGGGCGGGGCGGTGATGGCATGGGCGCGAGCGCTTGGCGAGTTCGGCGCCACGTTGATGTTCGCCGGGAACTTCGCCGGCCGCACGCAGACGATGCCGCTGGCGATCTATGAGACCCTCGAGTCGGGACGACTCGACTCGACGCTGGCGTTGTCGATCATTCTCGTCGTCGTCTCATTCAGTGTGCTGCTGCTGTTCAAGCTGCTGGTCCGGCACGGCGGCGGGGTAGCGGCCACCGAGGTCCGGCCGCGTGCTTGATATCCGCGTTCGAAAGCGCGTCTCGGCATTCGAGCTCGACGTCACGCTGTCGGTCGAGAACGGCATCCTCGTTCTGTTCGGCCCTTCTGGGGCAGGGAAGACGATGCTTCTTCGCGCGATCGCCGGCGTCGTGTCGGTCGACGCGGGGCAGATCCGACTCGGCGAGCGCGTGCTGCTCGACTCCGAACGCGGGCTCTCGCTCGACCCGCGTCAACGGAAGATCGGTTACGTGCCCCAGGATTACGCGCTGTTCCCGCACCTCAGCGCGCTGAACAATATCACCTATCCGATGACCGCTGGCCGCCGCTTGCGGCCGGCCGAAGCTCGCATTCGCGCGCGTGAGCTGCTCGACGTGGTTGGGCTCGGCGACCGAGCAACGGCCCGACCCGGCGAGCTCTCGGGAGGTCAGCAGCAACGAATCGCGCTGGCGCGGGCCGTTGCTGCTGACCCGGAGGCGCTGCTGCTGGATGAGCCACTTGCCGCGCTGGACGCGCCGACCCGGCTGGAGTTGCGATCGCTCCTTCAGGTGATCCAACGCGACCTCGGCGTGCCGGTCGTCTTTGTGACTCACGACCTCGAAGAGGCGGTGACTGTCGGCTCGACAATGGCGATCATGGTGGATGGCCGGCTTCGCCAGGTCGATCGTGTCGCTCGTGTTCTCGCGACGCCCGCCGACCGGGTGGTTGCCGAGCTCGTCCAGGCTCGGAACATTTTCGCCGGTGTCGCGTCGCGCGATGCGAGCGGAATGCGTGTCGAAACGCCCGTCGGCCGGCTTCGGAGCCCTCGTCAGGTTCACGAGGGACAGGTCGACGTCGTGCTCAGGTCCGACCTCCTGCGCCTGCTTACCAGTGACGCCCCAGCCGGCGAGCGAGGCACGGAACTATCAGGCGAGATCGTCGATGTGCTCGACTACGGCACCAGAGCAACGATCGTCGTGGCGATCGGGGCTGGACATCTGGAGGTTGGTGTATCGCGCGGAGAGATCGGCCGGCTGAAGCTCGGGACAGGCGGTCAGTCTCGGGTGTTTGTGCCAGAAGCTGCCGTTCACGTGATCGGGCTGGACGCAGACAACAGCCGCGAGTAGCTTATCGGCAACGCGACCTTACTCATCGACTCTTCTGAGCAAGGAAACCGACCGCCCCGCGAGCCGGTAGTTCTCGCCGACGGTGTACCGTCGTGGTTGCTCGTTCGGGCCCGGAGAGCTCGTATCGAAGATGAGCTCCCATTCGACCCCCGGCTGAACGCCCGGCATCATGAAGTCGATTGGCTCATGGTGCGCGGAAGCCAGGATTAGCAGCGTGTCGTCGACGATCGGTTCGCCGCGCTCGTCGACATCGCCGAGCGCATCGCCGGCCAGGCGCATGCCGAGTGTCCGAATCCATCCTGCATCCCATTCGTCGTCGGTCATCAGCTTGCCGTCGGGACGGAACCAGGTGATGTCACGGATATCCGATCCGTAGACACGTCGTCCCTGGAAGAATCGTCTGCGGCGGAGAACCGGGTGTCGCTTGCGAATAGCGATGAGCCGCTTCGTGAAGCTGAGCAGCGCGTCGCCGGCCGGGTCGAGATCCCAGTCGTACCACGAGGTCGCGTTGTCCTGGCAGTACGTATTGTTGTTGCCGCCCTGTGTCCGACCAATCTCGTCTCCACCCGATAGCATCGGCACGCCTTGCGAGAGCAGGAGCGTGGCGAGGAAGTTGCGCTGCTGCTGCGCGCGTAATGCCCTGATTTCCGGGTCGTCCGTCGGCCCCTCCGCACCGCAATTCCACGAGATGTTGTCGTCGGCGCCGTCCTGGTTCTCGTCGCCGTTGGCCTCGTTGTGCTTCGTATTGAATGAGACGAGATCGGCGAGCGTGAACCCGTCGTGGGCGGTGACGAAGTTGATGCTGGCGTACGGTTTTCGTCCGTCGTTCTGGTAGAGGTCACTCGAGCCGGTCAAGCGGTAGGCGAGGTCGGCCATCAAGCCCTCGTCGCCCTTCCAGAACTGCCGGACGGTGTCTCGGTACTTGCCGTTCCACTCGGTCCACAGCACCGGGAAGTTGCCGACCTGGTAGCCGCCCTCGCCGACGTCCCACGGCTCGGCGATCAGCTTGACCTGCGAGATGACAGGATCCTGGTGGATGATGTCAAAGAACGCCGACAATCGATCGACGTCATGCAGCTCGCGGGCCAGGGTGGCGGCCAGGTCGAATCGGAAGCCATCCACGTGCATCTCGGTGACCCAGTAGCGCAGCGAATCCATGATGAGCTGCAACACCTGGGGATGGCGTGGGTTCAGTGAATTGCCTGTTCCCGTGAAGTCGAAGTAGTAGCGCGGGTCGTCAGCGACGAGGCGGTAGTACGAGGTATTGTCGATGCCGCGCAGCGACAGCGTGGGGCCGAGCTCGCTGCCCTCGGCGGTGTGGTTGTAGACGACATCGAGGATGACTTCGATGCCGGCACGATGCAGGGCCTTGACCATCGCCTTGAATTCGCGCACCTGCGCGCCGCAGTCACCCGAGCTGCTGTATCGTCCATCGGGCGCGAAGAAGCAGAGTGAGTTGTACCCCCAGTAGTTCGAGAGGCCTCGTTCGAGGAGATGACCATCGTCGAGGAATGCATGCACCGGCATCAGCTCGACGGCGGTGATTCCGAGGCTGGTGAGGTAGTCGATAGAGGCCGGGTGCGCGACGCCGGCGTAGGTCCCGCGTAGCTGTTCCGGCACGGCGGGGTTTCGGATGCTGAAGCCCTTGACGTGGGTCTCGTAGATGATCGAATCCTGCCAGGGGATACGCGGGAGCTGGTCATCGTCCCAGTCGAACTCCGGGTCAATTACCACGCCCTTCGGCACGCCCCAGGCATCATCTTGCTCGTCGAACGACAGATCGCCGTCGTCATCGTGCAGGTCGAAGCCGAAGACCGGTGCGTCCCAGTCCAGTTGACCAGTGAGCGCCCTCGCGTACGGGTCGATCAGCAGCTTGTTGGGGTTGAAGCGCAGCCCGTTCCCCGGCTCGTACGGGCCATCGACGCGGTAGCCGTAGCGCTGGCCGGGGTGGATGTCGGGCAGATAGGTGTGCCAGACATGCGCTGTCACCTCGTGGAGGGGTATCTGTTCACTCTCGACCGCAGGGTTGCCGGCATCGAAGAGACAGAGCCGAACGCTGGTTGCATTCTCGGAGAAGATGGCGAAGTTGACGCCTCTCCCGTCCCAGGTCGCGCCCAACGGATAGGGTGCGCCGGGTCGTTGTCTGCGGCTCAACAATACCTCCTGTACAGGGGGATTGCCCATTGATGGCGGCAAAAGCGTGTGGCCGCCCCAGGTTGATGCTATTCCCTGATGACCTTAGCACGGACGTCACGCGCGGGGTTTGCGTCCAGGCAATGTCGTATTCTTCCCGTGTAATCGAGCCGATCAGTTCAAGGATGCGCCGCCGATGACCGAGCCATTGCTGCAGCCACTCTCCGAGAGCCAGACAAAGACGATCGTGCCGACCGATGTCGCGCGTTTTGTCCGTCTGGGCCAATGCGAGCGGTTCCTCCGCTTTCGGCTACACGAACGCGCCCATGGCACCGGATTCATGGGCGAGTATGGCGTGCGCGCCCAGCGGATTCCGGCGCTGTTTCCGCGCTCTGGGCAGGAGTTCGAAGACCGCATCGAGGGGGAGGCTGCCGAGCGCGGACGGACAGTCAGCTTCCGCGATGCGGCCAAGACTGGCGGATGGACCGATAACAACGCCGAGATTGTGCAGCTGGCGCGTTCGCTGCCGGCCGGCGAGTCGGTTCTTCTGTTCCAGCCGCGTGTCAGTGCGGATGTCGACGGCTGGCGGATCCGCGGGGCGATCGACCTGCTGCGGCTGGCGCGCGACGATGATGGCCGGCTGGGCGCGCTGATCGCTGACATGAAGGCGACCCGCGCGACGAAGGTCGACCACCGGCTGCAGGTCGCCTTCTATCACGAGATGATCGCCACGGTCTTCGCGGAAGCCGGCATTGACCTGGCCGGAATCGAGCTAGGCATCCTCTACCGCGGGCCATCCACCCCCGATACGGCGCTGAGCGAAGCCGAGCGTCGGGAGCGTGACGATCAACGGGCGCTGGCAATGGAGATCTTCGGGCTCAGCGAAGGGCTGCTCGAGGTCATCCGCGACCCACTACCGTACCTCGGGTCGGTGCGGGATCTCGTTACCGACGAGCGTTCGACCGCGCGGCGAGTGGCGGCAATGGAGTTTGCCGATGTGCCGTTCCACATCGATCGGCACTGCGATAGTTGTATCTACAATGAGTTCTGCATGAAATGGGCGTTTGCCCACGATGACCTGTCGGTGCTCCCGCACGCGACGATCAACGACAAGCGGGCGCTCCAGCAGATCGGGATCACGACCGTGGCCGATCTGGCCGCGCTGAAAACGCCAGCGTCTCCCGGGTCGCTCGATCTGGTCTCGACGCCCGGATTGGAGGCGCTGGCTCAGCGCGCCGCGACGACCTGGCCGATCGGGCCACGTGTCGACGAGCTGGTTCTCAGGGCGCGTAGCTATCGGTCGCGGATGCGGCACGATGGCGAGAAGCCGCCAAGCTTCATTCCCGACAAGGGGTATGGGTCTCTGCCTCTGAGCAGCCCCGATCTGCATCCGAACCTGGTGCGGATCTACGTCGATGTGCAGGGCGACTATCTGCACGATCGCGTCTACATGCTCGGCGCGCTGATCGTCGGCTGCGAAGAAGGCGAGGAGCACGAGACGCGCCGCCGGGTGGTTGTTCGGCTGGCCGGCGGGCCCCCCGACACCGCGGCTGCAGAACGCGATCTGCTGATCGGCTGGATGTCGGAGGTACTCGCAACGATTGTCGCGGTCGCGGCGGCAGATGAAGACGGTGAGCCGAACGCGCCGATCCACCTGATCTTCTGGGACTCGCTGAGCCAGACCCTGTTGCTCGACGCGCTGGCGCGGCACTTCCAGTCGGTCCTCGACGCCACGGCGCTCTACGATTTCATGACTCAGGTGGCTGGCTACGACTCACCGCTGACGACGTTCCTGTCCGAGGAAATTCGCCAACGCCGCAACTACCCGTTCGTCTGCCAATCGCTACAGTCGGTTGCAGCCTGGCTGGGGTTCGATTGGAATACCCCGGAGCCGTATCGCAAGACGTTCGCCGGACGGATGTTCGATTTCTGGGGACGTTTCGACCCGGAGGACGACGAGTCGTGGTTCATGAGCCGGGCGCGGTTCAACAGTCAGATCCCGCTGGAGTACGCCTATGGCGCGTGGCACGACTTGCCGTCGGACGCCGAGACCTCCGACATCCGGCGCTACGCGGCCATTACCACCGATCAGCTTACCGGGTTCGAGCGACACCGTCTCGAGGCGATCGAGCATGTCGCACGCGATCTGCCGACGAACAGGCTCACGAAGAAGAACGCCTTCGCCCTGTCGGATCTGAGCGTGACCGACGGCAAGGCGCGAACACTGGCCGGCGCGCTGCATGAGTTCGTCACAATCGAACGGCTGGTCGAGCTGGCCGCCTGGCGCGCCGCGCGAAACCCCGCCCCGGAAAAGCGCATCCTGTCCGGTGAGACGCTCCTGGTTCGCTACTTCGACGCGGATCAGGACCCTGGGACGCGGGCGATCAACGCCGAGAACCGCCGTCGCGCGACGTTGCGCGACGAGTATTTCGCGGATGCAAGGGAAGCGGCAGAACCGGGCGACAAGGTGAAGCTCTCGACGGAGCAGAACAAAGCGACAAAGCCGACGATCGAGGGATTGCGGCTGCGATTCCGGATCGATGTCGACGGCGCGGAATGCGGTCTGGACGAAGCTCTCGGCATGACGACGCTACGGGCCGACTCGTTGGTGGTGATCAACCCACGGATCGACATCGATCGCCGACCCGACGCGCCAGTACGCGAATACACGCCGACGGCCAAGTCGATGCTCTACGCGCCGCGTGGGGAGCTGGCCGAACTGCGGGTCGAGCGCGACTCGGACGGCGACGCTCGCCGGGCATGGGTGACGGTCGAGCTGCGTGATGCCAACGCGAGGGGCGCGACAGGATTTGTCTTCGGGACGATCGAGGACAAGCAGCGAGGCTTCGGCGACGGTGACCTGTACATGCTTGACAGCGATCCGAACGACTGGTCCGGGAGCCACTCGATGAAGCTGGCGACGGCGCTGAGCGACGGTAGCCCCAACACGCTGCATGAGCGGCTTGATGGCCGGATGCCCACGATGGCCCACTGGCCCGAGGCGGCGAAGGCTGGCCAGCGACGGTTCGTCGACGGGCTGAAGGCGCTGCATACGGCCGGCCTGCTCGACGACTTCGAGCCGAGCAAGCTCGACTACATGGGCGAGCACGGCGACGACCCGAATCTCGTCGTTCAGGGGCCGCCGGGCACGGGGAAGAGTTATACGACCGCATTCGCGATTCTTGCCCGGATGCAGGGCGCGATGAATGCGGATATTCCGTTTCGCGTCGCCGTCTCGTGCCATACCCACGCGGCAATCAACGTGTTGTTGGGCAAGCTCGCCGAGGTGCAGGAGCAGCTGGCCGAGCTGATGGCCGGCCACCCGGTGATTGCCCGCCAGTACTTCCGGCCGGAATTGTCGAGCGTCCCGCTCTACCGCCTGAAGCCGAAGGAGGAGCCAAACTCGCCGATCCTGTCGCTACCGCCAGCTGACCAGCCAAAGATGGGTGAGAGGACTTTCTGGGGCCATCTGGAGCGCGAGCGGTATTGCGTTGTTGGCGGCACGCCGCTCGCCCAGCGTTCGCTAGTCGTCAGCAAGCACGGGACGCCGAGGATGTTCGGGAACCTCCTGTTCCAGTGCCTGATCATCGATGAGGCGTCGCAAATGAACCTGCCGCTGGCGATGCTCGCGGCGCTGGCGCTGGCGCCAGACGGTCAGCTAATCGCGGTCGGCGATCACCGGCAGATGCCGCCGATCGTCAAGCACGACTGGGCGAACGAACGTCGCCGGACGTTCCAGGAGTACCGCACCTACGTATCCCTCTTCGAGACCTTGCTGGAGATGGGTCTGCCGACCATCCGCTTCAGCCGCAGCTTCCGGCTGCACAGCGAGATGGCCGATTTCCTCCGACGCGAGATCTACGCCGAGGACGGGATCGAGTTCCACTCGACTGAGACGAGGACGCTGCCCACGCAGATCGGGCTCGACCCATTCGTCGAGGCGGTGCTCGCGCCGGACTACCCGATCGTGGTCATCGTCCACGACGAGGATCGAAGCCAGCTGCGGAATATCTTCGAGCAGAACCTGATCGCTCCGGTGCTGGAGACGCTGGCGACCGTCTATGGGCTGGACTGCCGGACGGGCCTGGGCGTCGTCGTGCCGCACCGGGCGCAACGGGCCGGCCTGCGGGACGCCCTGCCCGTTCTCTCCGAGGTGGACGAGACGGGCATGATCACCCACTCCTCCGTCGACACGGTCGAACGCTTCCAGGGAGACGAACGGTTGGTGATCGTCTACAGCGCGACC is a window encoding:
- a CDS encoding site-2 protease family protein, which codes for MEASVRLGSIRGIRIGIHYSWFIVLVIFSYLLAEGQYPNQYPGWTTTQYWVVAVATVILLFASVLVHELGHSFVAQARGIEVVGITLFIFGGVAEIAEESDEPGGEFAIAIAGPLTSLGLSAIFGGLWMLLHGTNAQVSALLGYLAVVNAILAVFNLIPGFPLDGGRVLRAILWKITGDVRKSTRIVSVIGTFVGSVFFVLGIFAALSGNLINGLWYLALGWFLQNAASSGYRQVEQEELIKGHVVSEVMDPAPLTVQGGFTVAELVHDWFLARNVRGAPVVTNDWFEGIVTISDVRHVPRDRWEETLVKDIMTPRDKVQSVTPDAGIDVALRTMSEHSFDQLPVIADRQLVGLLRRADLVRFLHLQQTLMSDKQRTSRAS
- a CDS encoding PadR family transcriptional regulator gives rise to the protein MAVEMVLLGLLRQGPRHGYDLTREFLPETVLGDIVRLEPSLLYANLKKLERDGLVRSTVQQQGSRPARRMLELTDLGVETLDRWLAEPVERTRDLRLAFLLKLYVARMPGSGDAEGLVERQRDVCRRFVASLREQLDSEEDEFRRLVIEMRLAQNVALLEWLDRASGRVRA
- a CDS encoding ABC transporter permease, encoding MRETLPAAAAPVERDDALRPASRLSLFPPARAALIVASLALLVFLGLPIAAIFIRGVPSGALSRALDDPIVHQALTLSLITTSVTLLASISVGTPVAYLLARYRFRGHQLLDTLVDLPMVLPPAVAGVALLMAFGRRGVAGPFLSGLGIEIPFTTLAVILAQTFVAAPFFVRSARAGFESVDSGLEEIAATLGASRLTIFRTVTVPLALPALLGGAVMAWARALGEFGATLMFAGNFAGRTQTMPLAIYETLESGRLDSTLALSIILVVVSFSVLLLFKLLVRHGGGVAATEVRPRA
- a CDS encoding ABC transporter ATP-binding protein — its product is MLDIRVRKRVSAFELDVTLSVENGILVLFGPSGAGKTMLLRAIAGVVSVDAGQIRLGERVLLDSERGLSLDPRQRKIGYVPQDYALFPHLSALNNITYPMTAGRRLRPAEARIRARELLDVVGLGDRATARPGELSGGQQQRIALARAVAADPEALLLDEPLAALDAPTRLELRSLLQVIQRDLGVPVVFVTHDLEEAVTVGSTMAIMVDGRLRQVDRVARVLATPADRVVAELVQARNIFAGVASRDASGMRVETPVGRLRSPRQVHEGQVDVVLRSDLLRLLTSDAPAGERGTELSGEIVDVLDYGTRATIVVAIGAGHLEVGVSRGEIGRLKLGTGGQSRVFVPEAAVHVIGLDADNSRE
- the glgX gene encoding glycogen debranching protein GlgX; the encoded protein is MSRRQRPGAPYPLGATWDGRGVNFAIFSENATSVRLCLFDAGNPAVESEQIPLHEVTAHVWHTYLPDIHPGQRYGYRVDGPYEPGNGLRFNPNKLLIDPYARALTGQLDWDAPVFGFDLHDDDGDLSFDEQDDAWGVPKGVVIDPEFDWDDDQLPRIPWQDSIIYETHVKGFSIRNPAVPEQLRGTYAGVAHPASIDYLTSLGITAVELMPVHAFLDDGHLLERGLSNYWGYNSLCFFAPDGRYSSSGDCGAQVREFKAMVKALHRAGIEVILDVVYNHTAEGSELGPTLSLRGIDNTSYYRLVADDPRYYFDFTGTGNSLNPRHPQVLQLIMDSLRYWVTEMHVDGFRFDLAATLARELHDVDRLSAFFDIIHQDPVISQVKLIAEPWDVGEGGYQVGNFPVLWTEWNGKYRDTVRQFWKGDEGLMADLAYRLTGSSDLYQNDGRKPYASINFVTAHDGFTLADLVSFNTKHNEANGDENQDGADDNISWNCGAEGPTDDPEIRALRAQQQRNFLATLLLSQGVPMLSGGDEIGRTQGGNNNTYCQDNATSWYDWDLDPAGDALLSFTKRLIAIRKRHPVLRRRRFFQGRRVYGSDIRDITWFRPDGKLMTDDEWDAGWIRTLGMRLAGDALGDVDERGEPIVDDTLLILASAHHEPIDFMMPGVQPGVEWELIFDTSSPGPNEQPRRYTVGENYRLAGRSVSLLRRVDE
- a CDS encoding AAA domain-containing protein encodes the protein MTEPLLQPLSESQTKTIVPTDVARFVRLGQCERFLRFRLHERAHGTGFMGEYGVRAQRIPALFPRSGQEFEDRIEGEAAERGRTVSFRDAAKTGGWTDNNAEIVQLARSLPAGESVLLFQPRVSADVDGWRIRGAIDLLRLARDDDGRLGALIADMKATRATKVDHRLQVAFYHEMIATVFAEAGIDLAGIELGILYRGPSTPDTALSEAERRERDDQRALAMEIFGLSEGLLEVIRDPLPYLGSVRDLVTDERSTARRVAAMEFADVPFHIDRHCDSCIYNEFCMKWAFAHDDLSVLPHATINDKRALQQIGITTVADLAALKTPASPGSLDLVSTPGLEALAQRAATTWPIGPRVDELVLRARSYRSRMRHDGEKPPSFIPDKGYGSLPLSSPDLHPNLVRIYVDVQGDYLHDRVYMLGALIVGCEEGEEHETRRRVVVRLAGGPPDTAAAERDLLIGWMSEVLATIVAVAAADEDGEPNAPIHLIFWDSLSQTLLLDALARHFQSVLDATALYDFMTQVAGYDSPLTTFLSEEIRQRRNYPFVCQSLQSVAAWLGFDWNTPEPYRKTFAGRMFDFWGRFDPEDDESWFMSRARFNSQIPLEYAYGAWHDLPSDAETSDIRRYAAITTDQLTGFERHRLEAIEHVARDLPTNRLTKKNAFALSDLSVTDGKARTLAGALHEFVTIERLVELAAWRAARNPAPEKRILSGETLLVRYFDADQDPGTRAINAENRRRATLRDEYFADAREAAEPGDKVKLSTEQNKATKPTIEGLRLRFRIDVDGAECGLDEALGMTTLRADSLVVINPRIDIDRRPDAPVREYTPTAKSMLYAPRGELAELRVERDSDGDARRAWVTVELRDANARGATGFVFGTIEDKQRGFGDGDLYMLDSDPNDWSGSHSMKLATALSDGSPNTLHERLDGRMPTMAHWPEAAKAGQRRFVDGLKALHTAGLLDDFEPSKLDYMGEHGDDPNLVVQGPPGTGKSYTTAFAILARMQGAMNADIPFRVAVSCHTHAAINVLLGKLAEVQEQLAELMAGHPVIARQYFRPELSSVPLYRLKPKEEPNSPILSLPPADQPKMGERTFWGHLERERYCVVGGTPLAQRSLVVSKHGTPRMFGNLLFQCLIIDEASQMNLPLAMLAALALAPDGQLIAVGDHRQMPPIVKHDWANERRRTFQEYRTYVSLFETLLEMGLPTIRFSRSFRLHSEMADFLRREIYAEDGIEFHSTETRTLPTQIGLDPFVEAVLAPDYPIVVIVHDEDRSQLRNIFEQNLIAPVLETLATVYGLDCRTGLGVVVPHRAQRAGLRDALPVLSEVDETGMITHSSVDTVERFQGDERLVIVYSATESDPQYLVTASKFLMDPRRLTVALSRARRKIIVVAARSVFGIFSSDEETFKNAQLWKNLLREECTALLWDGDAAGIGAQVWGSRHPDDNGRGGSKLDAD